A portion of the Rhizophagus irregularis chromosome 17, complete sequence genome contains these proteins:
- a CDS encoding uncharacterized protein (SECRETED:cutsite_ADA-AP; SECRETED:prob_0.8675); SECRETED:SignalP(1-19), with protein sequence MKFKYLLLIFAFTIVLADAAPGILKRHWSPIWKRDADAEAIPAIIEKHGPNGEVLWADDPSVLW encoded by the exons ATGAAATTCAAATACTTATTGCTAATTTTCGCCTTTACTATTGTTTTAGCGG ATGCAGCACCGGGGATATTGAAACGTCATTGGTCCCCTATTTGGAAACGTGACGCGGACGCAGAAGCCATACCCGCAATAATAGAGAAACATGGGCCGAACGGAGAAGTCCTATGGGCTGACGACCCATCTGTATTATGGTAA